In Opitutaceae bacterium, the sequence ATCCGCAACAACCGCATTCTCGACAGCCTTCACGGCATCTACGTGCGGCGCGCCGACGACTGCCGCATCGAAAACAACACGATCATCGGCGACGGCGCCGTTGCGGAAAGCGTTGCCGATCCGGCGTTGTCCTCGCTGAAGCCCGGCGAGGCCGAACTGTGCGACGTCGAAAGCTCGCAGGACCGGCGCGGCAATGGCATCCATCTCTGGAATTCCCGCGGGCACGTGATCACGGGCAATGTCATTCAGGGAACGCGAGATGGCATCTACTTCTCCTTCGCCGACTCCACACTCGTGCGCCACAACACGATCGTCCGCGTCCGTTATGGCCTGCACTACATGTACTCCGACGACAATACGTTCGAGGAAAACACCTTCTCGGACAACGCCGCCGGCTCAGCGCTCATGTACTCCATGGGCATTGTCCTTCGCAGGAACTGCTTTCATGCGAACCGCAGCCATCGCGCCTACGGCATTCTTTTCCAGTCGGTCGACAATACGGTCGTCGAGGGAAACGACATCGATGGCGGCAACACCCTGGGATTCTACCTGGAGAATTCCAACGCGGTCGTTGTGCGCGACAATCGCATTTCACGCAATTACGTCGGCCTTCGTGTGAGCGACAGCACGTCAGGGAGCACGTTTGTGGAGAACCGGTTCAGCGGAAACGTGCACTCCGTGGAAACCACGGGGTCCAATCATGCGAACCAGTGGTCGGTCGCAGGACGCGGAAACTATTGGGAGAGTGCGATCGTACTGGACCTGAATCGCGATGGAGTCGGGGACATCCCCCACCGGGAGTCTGACCTCTTCGGCCCCTGGCGCCGCACATTCCCCGCAATCGGCCTCTTGTCAGCAGCGCCAGGCGAGCGGCTGCTTCGTTTCGTTCACAGCAGAATCGCGCTTCCAGGGATCCCGGGAACCACCGACCCGCATCCCTTGGTCAAGGCGAAGGCCACACCATGATCCTTGCATTCGATCTGAGAAAGTCGTTCGGCTCACGCCACGTGCTCTCCGGTTTGACACTGGAGATTCAGCCTGGCGCCGTCACCCTCCTTGTCGGTGCGAATGGCGCCGGCAAAACCACGGCGATGCGCTTGATCGCCGGGCTGTCCAAACCCGACGCTGGAACCATTTCCCTGTCAGGACGAGACCTCCTGCGGCGGCGAGGCGAGGCGCTTTCGCAGATTTCCTTTCTTCCGCAGGCCCCGCGTTTCCATCCACGCCTTACGGTGAGGCAGACGACTGAATTCTACGCGTGCCTCAGGGGGCGCACGATGGAAAACGTATCAACTGCTCTCGACGTCTGGGGTGTGAGGGAGTTCGCGGATGCACCCACCGGAAAGTTGTCTGGCGGCCTGCGGCAGCGTCTCGCCCTAGCAATCTTCGCACTCGCCGAGGCGCCGATCCTCCTGCTCGATGAGCCCGGGCTGAGTCTCGATCCCGGGTGGCGCGAGCGGCTTCAGCAGTTTCTTCACGCACAGGCGCGCCGCGGATGCACGGTCCTGGTTGCCACCCATCTGCTCGGCGAATGGGAGGGTCGCGTCGATCGCTGCCTGCTTGTGGATCAAGGACGGGTGGCCGGTGAACTTCCACCGGATCGCCTTCGCGAAGCCTTTCCCGAACTCCGTGGCATGGAGTCACCACAAGGTCTGGCGCGAACCTGTGCCTGAGGCGCCGTTCGCCAAATCCCATTTTCAACCAGTCATGAATTCTGCTGTCCACATTCCCGCCTTTTCCGGTGTCGCCGGCGCGGCGCTGCGCCGTGAGTGGGTGAGCCACCGGTTGAACCGGTTCCTGCATGCGCACTTGCTGCTGGTTGTCACCGCGGGGTTGCTTCCGCTGCTCACACCGGAAACCGGCCTCGCTCGCGGTGCGGCATGGTGGCTCCTGCACGCGGTGCTCTATGCAGTGTCGCTCTCCGCGCTGCTGCTCGGTCTCAGTTCGGCCCAGGCGGAGTCCGAGGAATTCGTGTGGCTGCTCGGCCAGCCGGCGGGCATCGGACCATGGCTGGCGGGAAAAGTGACTGGCTTGATGGCCATGGCGGGAGGCTCCGCCCTGCTCCGGGGTCTTCCGGTGACACTGCTTGGTGGCGGATCATACCCCTTGATGCTTGCGACTCTTGGCGCTGTCGGTGTGGCGGGTCTTTGCGCGATGATCGGGCTCGCGATCGGATTCTGGATACGGGACAGCGTGAGAGGCCTGATCGCCGCGATTGCGGCCTGGCTGCTGCTATTGTTCGGTGTCGATCTGATCCTGCTGGCCTCTGCGGGCGCACCATGGGTGCAGCAGCATCCGGATCTTTGGGTGGCAGCCCTGATGCTGAACCCCCTCGACGCGTACCGCGTCACCATCCTGTTTGCCGTCGAAAACGCTGCGTTTGGCGGACTCCAGGCCGGCCGGCTGACCGCCTGGTGGATCCGGCACGCGGAACTCTGGCTGTCCGTTTCCGTCGTGGCGGGATCAGCCCTCGCATGGCTCGCAAGCTGGTGCGGCGCACGCCGCCGCGTCGACGGCTAGAGATCAGGTTTCGCTGTCCTTGTAGCGATGGAGTCCCGCCGGATTGATGACATCGATCCGCCGTCCGGCAACCTCGATGATGCCCTCTGATCGGAACCGGGCAAAAGTGCGCGAAAGCGTTTCACTTGTGACCCCGAGCTGGCCCGCCAGAACCTTCTTGCTCACCGGCAGCTCAAAACTGCTTTGTTCGCCGGCGTGGTGCAGGATCCAGTCTGCGAGACGGACTTCTATCTGCTTGCCCTTGAGATCGTGCAGGCTCTGCACGAGGTGCTTCAGGTGCAGGCTCATGGAGGCTAGCATGTGCAGTGCGAGTTCGGGCTTGCGGCAGACCAGCTCGCGAAAATGGGCGCGGCGGACCATCACGACCTGGGACGTTTCCAGCGCAACGGCATTGGCGGGATAGGCCTCGAGGGTCGCCAGTGTGACTTCGGCAAAACTCTCCGATTCCTGGAACACGCAGATGATCTGTTCCCGTCCATCGGAAGTCAGCCGGTAGACGCAGATGCGGCCGGTCTGAACGACATAGAAGCCCTCGGACTTGTCGCCCTGCCTGAAAAGAAGTTCATCCTTCTGCAGGGAGCGAAGGGTGCAGCCAGCCGCGATCGCGGCGATGTCCTCCTGCTTCAGAACCGCAAACATGCGGCTCTTTCGTAGTGTCGCGACAATGGCTGCGGTGCGCAGTCCTTGAATATCAGAAGTTGGCACGGCCATGACGGAGAACTTCGGCGCTTTCCTTGAGATGAATCAAGGTGATAAGGCTGTCCATCGGGCAATCTGAATCCATGCAGCCCCAAAAGCCACTTCCGCTCGACGTCCGGCCCATCTGCGCCCGCCGCCAGCCTCCCATGTCAGCGATCCTCAACGCGCTCGCCCGCTTGGAGCCCGGGCAATCCTTGGAGCTAACGGCGCCCTTTGAACCCGTGCCCTTGTACGATTTCCTCGGTGCCCGCGGCTTCACCCATGAAACGCGCGAGGCGGAGCCCGGTGTCTGGGTGATCCTTTTCACCCCAAAATCTGCCGATTGAAGTTGAAATCGGCCGAAGGTGTACGCCATCGCCGAAAATCGCTGAAGCGGCTTGACCTCATTCCATGGTTTTCCTTCGACCCACGACGGTGGGAGGCATAAGCATATTCGCATCGCATGGTCATTCGTCGAATGGACGCTCTCTGCTCCGAAAGCCACCGCCAATCCTCCGATTTCGCCAACCACCGCTTTCGCGCGCTTGATTACGCAGTGCCAATTTGGGCTTCATTCTCCCAGCTTCCCGAGACACCCTGTACCGCTCTGCCCTGCTCTTAGACCCCGGGCGGACCTCAACGCCAGACCATATCGGCGCTTCGGTGCTGCCCACGATGTCCCAACACCGCAGGCTCCCCCTATTTTGAGCATTTCGGGGCTCGTTAACACGGCTTTGCAGTTCGCTGCCTACGCTTGAAGACGCCGTTTCCGGTCGCCAGCCAAGGCTCGCTTCCGGCTGCCGGTCAGGCTTTGCCGGGCGGGTCGGTTCCCGCAGGGTCTCCTTTGAGACTTTCCTTCGCTCCTTCCTTTTCATTTTCCTTTCTTTGTTCAGTTTGGGCGCTTTCCCGTCTCATCGGGCTTTCGCTGGCGCCATGGGACAGGCTCTAGTTGGCGAAGTCGGGATAGGTGAGCTGTGCGAAGACCATCGTGGCAAAGTGATCGTAAGCGGAAAGCGCCGGAGTGTCGCGACGCATTGGATATCGCGAGGAGCAACGCGAAAACTCTTTCCCGCTGATGCCTGCGAGCACTTGGGCCAGAGCAGTTTTGCCGGTATTCATCCGCGAAATAGCGGACCACTTGGCCCAAGAAATCAAATCGATGACACATCAAAATCATCGTTAATCGCTATTATTAAATGCGTTAGGAATGCCAGAATCACCCCAAGTCAGACAGCCGTGGCACCGACCCCGTGGAAATCACACGTGTTACGGAATGATTTCTCCAACCGCGCCAAGTATCGTGGCTTTCATCTGCCGCTCTAAAGCACGTGAATGAGACTTATAATTCTCCTTGTCGATATAGAAAACAAATGGGGGCTCTAGCCATGGATAATAGGCGACGCAAAACTCTCCTCCTTCTTCCGCAATTACGACATATGCGATGCCCCTTGGTATTGGATCGCCAGGTTTCCACCTCTCCAACGCTCTCCTCCAGCTCCGCAACTCTTGCTCAAGTTGAGCATTCCCATTGTCTGATTCTGAAATATAATTTTCTATAGATTTAATCTTTGTCTCGATTAGCGCCCGGTTTGCCGCATCTATTAGTTTCCCAAGTCGAAGTGTAGAGTCGGAAAGTATCAACAGGAGAATCTCAGGAGTGTTGCTCGATTGCTGAGGTTTCGATCGAACTGAGAGAGTCAAAGCGCATGTAACAATCACGATCAACAATATAACTTTTACTTGCATCCAAGCACCTTTCTCGTTTCTCGAAATGACATGTCGTATTTCTTCCCACCAATTGCTCCATAAAAGCGTTTTGTTTGCCCATCGAATGCTCCTCCGAAAACGGGATATCCACCTGCAGGCCCACCGGAAACGAAATTCTTTTTATTTCCTAGGTTGCGAAAATCAGCATCTGATAGACCAATATTCCCACCGGGGTCGTTTGGATGCGTGTGAAATTGGTAGTAGAAAGTCAGAAGATTGCCATCAATCATCTGCGATGGTGAGGGAACCGGCACATAGTAACGTGTCGTCGGTCGCTCGTTTGGTATTTCCACTGGCTGCGGTGGCCCAGTAAAGGGTGTAAAGTCTCTCAAGTACGCATTCTCCCCGTTCCAAGCGATCAATGGTCCCTCTTTCCCACCCATGACACTTGGCTGCCCATTAGCATAATCTGCGCTCGTCAGCGAAAATTCTCTGTAGAAATTGAATCCGCCTTCTGTGTCTTGAATACCGTAGTAGTGATCGAATTTGTTTGGATCAAGGAATGACTCGCAGAGTGATTTCTTGAGGGTCGCAGACATATTTTCCAATATGTTCTTGGCCTGTTCCTTGGGGTTTCGAGAATTCTTTGGAGGATCGTCTGGCGGTGGTGTTTCGGGATCAGTAGGGTAAAAGTTTGGCCCCTGCGATTGTTGGGATAGTCCATCGCTATAGAATCTTCTCCCGCCACCGATAGACTCATTTACTTCAAATGGATCCATTTTGTTTTCCTTTTCCGTTGGCGGTATTGGATGAGGCGCATCCGGATCGTCCACACAGTTCCCTTTACCATCATAGCGAGAATTGAACGGGCAAGCGTGCTCTCCATCACCTACATCATAAAAGCCGACGGGAATTGCGGGATTCTCCTTGTGGGTATCACCCACGGCTGTCTGAATTAGGTTGATTCTGGCGTTTCTAAGACATTTGAGAATAGCGATTAACGATGATTTTGATGTGTCATCGATTTGATTTCTGGTATGATCGGATCCGCTATTTCGCGGATGAATACCGGCAAAACCGCTGGCCCGGCGCTCGCAGGCATCAGCGGGAAAGAGTTTCTCGCGTTGTCCTCGCGATATCCAATGCGTCGCGACACTCCGGCGCTTCCGCTTATTGATCACTTGCCACGATGGTCTTCGCACAGCTCACCTATCGCGAGAGCCTGCGCGACATCGAGGTCTGGTTTGAATGCGCGTCGAGGGTTGCTTTATCATGCCGGAATTCGCGGCACGGTGAAACGCTGCAACTGCTTACGCGAACGAGCATCGCGACTGGCGCCTGTTCGCCGAAGTGGCGGAAGGGTTGATGCGCTGGCGCGACGGATGTATGCGGGCGATCCAACGCCGCTCGACTTGACGCCGATCTGTTCGCGTTGGATGCGACGTTGATCGAGCTGGAGCTTTGCGCTGTTTCCTTGGGCCCGCTGGCAGGGCACGCAGGCGGCGGTGAAGCTCAACGTGTTGCTGGATTTCGAGGCCGATCCGCCCGCCTTTGCCAGCTTTGTACGAGGGCGACCGGCACGAAGTCGCCCGCTCGACGAGATCCCGGTCTGTCCTGCGCCTATTACGTGATGGATCGTGGATATCTGATTTTGCGCGCCTGCACCGGCTGCACGCGATGGGTGCCTCGTCACCCGCCTCAAGACCAACACCTGCTTACGTGGCCTCGTCGCGACCGGTCGCACCGACCACCGGCTTTGCGTTGGCGATCAAACCATCCGACTCAACTCCTCGAAGGGCCGACGCTGCTATCCAGAAGCGTTGAGGCGCATCAGCTATATCGATCCCGAAACCAAATTGCGGCTCATCTTCCTGACTAATCAGTTTGCGCTCGATCCGCTCACCGTGGCGCTCATCTACAAACATCGCTGGAAAATCGAGCTGTTCTTTCGCTGGATCAAACAGCACTTGCGGCTGCGCGGCTCTTCAGCACCGATCCAAACGGCGTGCGCGCAAATCTGACGGCCCTGTGCGCCCACCTGCTGGTGGCCATCGCCAAACGCGAAAACGCCCCTGCCTGGCACCTACATCAAGTTTTGCAAATTATCTCGATTGCCGCCTTGAGAAAGTCTCTGCCAGAGCTATTTGCAAAATTCGATACAACGAACCATACTATCGATACAAGTATCCAGTTGAAATCAACGGTTCTGATCAGACAGCCGGGTATCACCATATGCTTGTCCCAATGTATCCCAACGACTGACTCCATTGTTTCCAGTAAACCCATACAGATTGATCCCTCCCTTCTCCCCAATTGGATCCCTTCCAATAAACCGCCCATTTCTGGCGTCATAGTGCCTTCGCCCATAATACGACCAACCCGTCTCCGCGTCCCGCCACTTGGTCGAGAACTTGAACGCATACGTGCTGACCGCGTTGTCCAGCACCTCATCGCGGAGCATTTCGCCGAATGGGGTGTATTCGTAGGACGCGGCGAGGGCTCCGGTGCCGAGGCTGACGAGCGACGCCACGTTGCCGTTGCCGTCGTAGGTCGGGTAGGTCTCGCCGGTCGGCGTGTTCGCAATTGCAGCAGGGCACCCACGCCGCCAGCCTTTGTCAGCGATGACGCAAGGTCAATGCCCCACGCATACGTGCGCTGGAGCTTGTCCAGCGTCGCCCGCCGCCACGGAATATTCCGCGATCACATCCCAGCCGTTGTAGATGAAGCGTTGGGAGGACAGTTCCGTCGAGGTGACGCCGTCCATCACCTGTTTCTGGACGCGGCGTCCGAGGTAGTCGTACGTGAAATTGAGGATGCGATGCGCAAAACCGGCGCTTCTGGCGGCGACGGCTGTTTCCAAACGGACAAGGCGGTTCTCGGCGTCCCACTGGTAGTCCCAGATACCATCCGAGAGCGTGTTGCCATCGAGGTCGTAACTGAAGCTCTGCGCCACCGCGGGCAACTGCGCCGCCCGCGAGTCGATGCGCATCACATTGCTCCCGCCCGCGGACTTCGTGGCGTAGACCGACAGCGGCCCCGCCCACGGACCGAGCACGTTCGAAACCGTCACCTCGTCGCTCCAGAACCGCCCCTGCCGCCCGGCCGTCACCGTGCGGCCCTTGACCGCCACCACGGCATCGGTGGTCGCCGTGCCTGAGAGGGAGAGCGTGTTGTTCTCGCGTGCCACGTACTGGTTGAGCGCATTGGCCGTGTAGTCGTCGCGCAGTCCGCTCACGCCGGTGCTGTTGGACCACTGCCGGTTGCCGATGGAATCGTAGGCGTATTCATGGCGGCGACCCGGCAGCGGCGCGACCTGGCTGGTCACATTCGTGCCAAGGTAGCCGATGCCCGCGGTCAGTTCGCCGCGGCCATTGTAGGCAAATTGGCGGTTTGAGGCTTCACCAAAGTGCGCGTGGCCGGAGCCCCCCGTCTTGGAGCATTCATGGCTATCTCAAATACCAGAATCGTTAGGAGTGACCACATGAGAATGACTACTTGGGATTAAATAATGCGAAAAGTGAGGTTTGACCCCTTTGGCTGAACGGAAAATCAATGGGTTCTAACCAGACAGCCGTGGGGTCGATCCCGCGGAAATTCTCGCATTCATCTCGCATTCATTGACTATATATTTTACAATATTTTTATAATCAAATCTACGCCCCTTAGGACAAAATATCTCTATGACATGGTTCCCATTGTAATCTCGAAAGATTGTTGATTCAATCGGGACGCATCCAATAAGAACATACCAGATAGAAGATATTAGTCCCACAATCGGCGCAACTGCAATACTCTTGGCTATTGCATTTTGCTGAAAGGCCAAGTATGTCAAAAAACACATTATTGCAGTGAAAACGATGGGCACAATCAGTAGATTCGCACGCGGACGTCGTATTTGTTCACAATTTGGATTAAGTGTAGCTATGTTTATAGTCCTGACTGACTGAAGCCCCAAGGCTTCCATTGAAATAGTCAGGCGTCTGCCTTCTAGAATCAATGTAGCTCTACTTAACCTGCGATCCTGTTCAAATCGAATCATTTTACAATTCAATTAGGGCCATCTGCCCCCACTCGATGCGGTGCCAATCTTAGCTGCCCAAGCGGCAACTTCAGCCGCTTTAGCTGCCAGCGCGGCTTCTTCAATAGTAAGACCTTCTACTATAAGTGTACCCTCGCTCAGGGCGCCAGATGATACTTGGGCAAGTTGTATGCCCAATCTAAATTGCACTAGACTCGCCGCGGTTCGTCCAACTGCGATTCCCTGAACTCCAATTTCAATCCCAACACCAATGGCGCCTGGCCCGAACGCAGCTGCTGGAGCTCCGATTCCAACTGCCTCGCCTATTACGGCGCCAAGCTTCAACTCATCGCTGATTTCGGCGAATCCAGCAACGATGGCAGCCCAATTGTCGGGGCGTTGTTTATGTAGGCTGTCCCACACGGCACCGTAGGCAGCCGCAATCTCCTCTGACGTCTTGTTTTCCCAGAAATCCAACATGCCTGCGCTGTCTGAAGCATCAATCGGAACTGGTATATAAAACGCGCCTTCGTTCGGTCCTGAATAGGATTGGAGTGTACCTATAATCACACTGATTCTTGGGAACCGTGTGTCGGCTGGGCTATTTGATAAATTCGCGAAAACCATATCCTTTTGATGATTGGCTAGCTGAATGCTAGTTGCAGTAAATGAATCAACCGCGGCTAGGATTTTTCCATTCTGAATTACATATGATTGAGGTGCGTATGGGTTAGAAGCCAAGCCTGATTCTCTGAAATCATTAACGTAACCTTCGTCATTCTCAATGGTTTCTATATAATTGAGAGTTCTCCCACTTCCATCGCTATACGTATATCTCGTACTATACAATGAAACAGAAGATGCTCTTATTTGCCTCCAAGCTACGCCATTCTCGTCAAAAAAGCCGGGATCTCCCTCTGACCAATGAGAGGCGATTTCGTCAACAAGAGAACCATTTTCGTCCCAGTAGTCCATCCCTAGATAGTCGAATAGGTTGACGCTATTATTTCCAACAAATCCGTACAGGTTGGTCCCTCCTTGTTCCCCAACCGGATCCCTCCCAATAAACCGCCCCATCCTGGCATCATAGTACCGTCGCCGATAGTACGACCAGCCGGTCTCCGCATCCCGCCACTTGGTCGAGAACTTAAACCCACAGGTGCTGACGGCATTGTCCAGCACCTCGTCGCGCAGCATTTCACCGAAGGGGGTGTATTCGTAGCCGGCCGCGAGGGCTCCGGTGCCGAGGTTGACGAGGGACGCCACGTTGCCGTTGCCGTCGTAGGTCGGCAGGTAGGTCTGGCCGGTTGGCGTGTTCGCAAATTGCAGCAGGGCGCCCACGCCGCCAGCCTTTGTCAGCGATGACGCAAGGTCAATGCCCCACGCGTAGGTGCGCTGGAGCTTGTCCAAAGTTGTGCCCGCCGACACGGGATATTCCGCGATCACATCCCAGCCGTTGTAGATGAAGCGTTGGGAGGACAGGACAGTTCCGTCGAGGTGACGCCGTCCATCACCTGCTTCTGGACGCGGCGTCCGAGATAGTCGTACGTGAAATTGAGGATGCGATGCGCAATCCCGGCGCTTCTGGCGGCTACCGTTGTTTCCAGGCGGACAAGGCGGTTCTCGGCGTCCCACTGGTAGTCCCAGATACCATCCGAGAGCGTGTTGCCATCGAGGTCGTAACTGAAGCTCTGCGCCACCGCGGGCAACTGCGCCGCCCGCGAGTCGATGCGCATCACATTGCTCCCGGCCACAGGCTTCGTGGCGTACACCGAAAGCGGACCCGCCCACGGACCGAGGACGTTTGAGACGGTCACCTCGTCGCTCCAGAACCGCCCCTGCCTCCCCGCCGTCACGGTGCGTCCCTTGACTGCCACCACTGCATCGCTCGTCGCGGTGCCGGAGAGCGAGAGCGTGTTGTTCTCGCGTGCCACGTACTGGTTGAGCGCATTGGCAGTATAGTCGTCACGCAGCCCGCTGACGCCGGTGCTGTTGGACCACTGCCGGTTGCCGATGGAATCGTAGGCGTATTCATTGCGGCGACCCGGCAGCGACGCGACCTGGCTGGTCACATTCGTGCCAAGGTAGCCGATGCCCGCGGTCAGTTCGCCGCGGCCATTGTAGGCAAATTGGCGGTTTGAGGCTTCACCAAAGTGCGCGTGGCCGGAGCCCCCCGTCTTGGAGCATTCATGGCTATCTCAAATACCAGAATCGTTAGGAGTGACCATGAGAATGACTACTTGGGATTAAATAATGCGAAAAGTGAGGTTTGACCCGAATGGCGCTTAGATAAGGCGTAAAACTTTTTTGTTGAGAGGTTTGCGGCGGACTGGATCCGGGAAGCGAGCGCGCATGATTTGACGGGATAGCCTGTACATTTCCACGAGGATTTTTTTGAGACGGCGGTGTTCGGCAATGGCTTGATCAAACCAGTCGGCCTGTTCCTCTGACAATGCGAGGCTGACTGTCTTTGCGTTCACTTTTGTTGACCAGGTGAAACGATTTCCAGGCCGGCCCGGGGGGCGTCGGTAAACTGAACCTTGGCTGAGCGGACCCAGGCTTGCGAGTTCGGCCCGAAGCTGGGCGTAGCGTTGTTCCAGTCTGTCAATCGAGGGCATCGAGGAATTGTTGGCGATCGAGGGGAACAAAGTCAACACAGGACTGTCTATATACGGCCATATGCAAACGACTCCCTATTTCCCCTCCCTGCGGGCGCTCTGCGCCCCTTGGGCTCCCTGTTCCGGCAGGCCGCCAGTTCAGCCGGTGACCGGCGGCCTGTCCGCTCTGTTCGGATCCTTTTCCCAGGTCTGCTTGTTTCCTCTGAAAAAGGCCCGGCAGCCGCAGGCGTCAGTCTGGAAGTGGACATCTTCTGGGCCTTCTCGCCCGTGTGCTCAGGCGCGGTGATTCATGCCGGCCCGCTTTGATTCGCCTTCAGGCCGCCATGGTGGCGCGAGGCGCCGCCCGGCCTTCGGACAACACCAGCGCCTACTGCCAGGCTCGCCAGTCCCTTGATCTCTCATGGCTTCAGTCGCTGTTCGCATCAGTCAACCGATGGTTCACTCCCCGCACTCCCGGCGACTGGCTCGGACGCACCGTGCGCATCATGGACGGGTCCTGTTTCTCGATGCCTGATTCAGCCGAAAACGCCCGCCAGTTTGACTATCCCGGATGCCAGAAGAAAGGCTGCGGCTTTCCTCTCGGAAAGTTTGTCGGGTTGTTCTGCCTTCACAGCGGTCACCTGATCACTTTCGCCTACGCAACATGGAAGACCCGGCGGAGCTCACGCTGGCCAGAATGATCACCCACCATCTCAAGCCCGGGAATGTCCTCCGCCGACCGCCTCTACTGCGGCTATGAGTTTCTTCCGAGCTGCGCAGAAGGGTCGACTTCGTCATCCGCCTTCATGGTTCTCGCAAGACCATTCGCAACGGCTGCGGCAGCTGGTGCGAAACCTTCAAGCGCGGACCGAAATCCAAGGAGTTTCCTCGAGCGCCTCCAGCGCATGCCCGGTCAGATCACCGTGCGCCTTGTCCGCTTCAGCACCTCTGTCGCGGATACCGCACACAAACCATGACAATCGCCACCTCTCTGTTGGATCGCTCTGCGCGTTTCGATCACGCCATCGCGGCATTGTACATGCAGCGCTGGCACATCGAATTGCACTACCGCCAGATCAAGACCAATCTCGGACTGGATGTTCTTCGCGGGCTTTCCCCCGCCACAGTCGAGCGGGAGCTTTGGATGCACGCCATCGCCTACAATCTGATCCGCGCACTCATGCTCAAGGGCGCATTGACCGGCCAGATTCCCGTGGCGCGCCTCAGTTTCAAGGGCACCCTCGATCTTCTCATGAGCTGGGCACCACTTGCGACACGCAGGCGACTCCTGCGTCATTTGAAGCAGGAACTGATTGATCGCATCATCTCCGATCTCGTCCCCTTCCGCCCCGGTCGCTCCGAACCACGGGCAAAAAAGCGCCGACCGAAAAACTACCAGTTCCTCACCAAACCTCGTCACATCTTCCGCGTATCTGCTCTCGTGCCCTCAAATAATGCTTCCCTTCTCGCAACCATCACTGGATCGCTCCCCCTCGGGGCTTAACTTAGCGCCATTCAGGTTTGACCCCTTTGGCTGAACGTCCGGCTACGCAGGGTTTGATCCGGTGATAGGTGACAAACAGTCCAGGGTGATGGG encodes:
- a CDS encoding ABC transporter ATP-binding protein, whose product is MILAFDLRKSFGSRHVLSGLTLEIQPGAVTLLVGANGAGKTTAMRLIAGLSKPDAGTISLSGRDLLRRRGEALSQISFLPQAPRFHPRLTVRQTTEFYACLRGRTMENVSTALDVWGVREFADAPTGKLSGGLRQRLALAIFALAEAPILLLDEPGLSLDPGWRERLQQFLHAQARRGCTVLVATHLLGEWEGRVDRCLLVDQGRVAGELPPDRLREAFPELRGMESPQGLARTCA
- a CDS encoding Crp/Fnr family transcriptional regulator; translation: MAVPTSDIQGLRTAAIVATLRKSRMFAVLKQEDIAAIAAGCTLRSLQKDELLFRQGDKSEGFYVVQTGRICVYRLTSDGREQIICVFQESESFAEVTLATLEAYPANAVALETSQVVMVRRAHFRELVCRKPELALHMLASMSLHLKHLVQSLHDLKGKQIEVRLADWILHHAGEQSSFELPVSKKVLAGQLGVTSETLSRTFARFRSEGIIEVAGRRIDVINPAGLHRYKDSET
- a CDS encoding DUF2249 domain-containing protein, producing the protein MSAILNALARLEPGQSLELTAPFEPVPLYDFLGARGFTHETREAEPGVWVILFTPKSAD
- a CDS encoding DUF4372 domain-containing protein, with amino-acid sequence MNTGKTALAQVLAGISGKEFSRCSSRYPMRRDTPALSAYDHFATMVFAQLTYPDFAN
- a CDS encoding RHS repeat-associated core domain-containing protein, yielding MDKLQRTYAWGIDLASSLTKAGGVGALLQFANTPTGQTYLPTYDGNGNVASLVNLGTGALAAGYEYTPFGEMLRDEVLDNAVSTCGFKFSTKWRDAETGWSYYRRRYYDARMGRFIGRDPVGEQGGTNLYGFVGNNSVNLFDYLGMDYWDENGSLVDEIASHWSEGDPGFFDENGVAWRQIRASSVSLYSTRYTYSDGSGRTLNYIETIENDEGYVNDFRESGLASNPYAPQSYVIQNGKILAAVDSFTATSIQLANHQKDMVFANLSNSPADTRFPRISVIIGTLQSYSGPNEGAFYIPVPIDASDSAGMLDFWENKTSEEIAAAYGAVWDSLHKQRPDNWAAIVAGFAEISDELKLGAVIGEAVGIGAPAAAFGPGAIGVGIEIGVQGIAVGRTAASLVQFRLGIQLAQVSSGALSEGTLIVEGLTIEEAALAAKAAEVAAWAAKIGTASSGGRWP
- a CDS encoding transposase; the encoded protein is MRRRVDFVIRLHGSRKTIRNGCGSWCETFKRGPKSKEFPRAPPAHARSDHRAPCPLQHLCRGYRTQTMTIATSLLDRSARFDHAIAALYMQRWHIELHYRQIKTNLGLDVLRGLSPATVERELWMHAIAYNLIRALMLKGALTGQIPVARLSFKGTLDLLMSWAPLATRRRLLRHLKQELIDRIISDLVPFRPGRSEPRAKKRRPKNYQFLTKPRHIFRVSALVPSNNASLLATITGSLPLGA
- a CDS encoding right-handed parallel beta-helix repeat-containing protein; this encodes MDALCPGRLCDPGPARRRHRSHGQRHRPGCALPVLHPVLTRELLLPAALLRALARSNGSHDNLAVHSRCHRQPEDRQLHPDQPAPDGRLPSRRLPGPDLCRGLELAPGGAVKILGILVLGLAALANAQGFTAGEALRARLAAAVPGERIVVQSGVYEGPFTIEKPVHLLGEAGAILQGDQQTHIVAVRSPDVEIAGFTLRGSGRALGRDDAAIHITGARAIIRNNRILDSLHGIYVRRADDCRIENNTIIGDGAVAESVADPALSSLKPGEAELCDVESSQDRRGNGIHLWNSRGHVITGNVIQGTRDGIYFSFADSTLVRHNTIVRVRYGLHYMYSDDNTFEENTFSDNAAGSALMYSMGIVLRRNCFHANRSHRAYGILFQSVDNTVVEGNDIDGGNTLGFYLENSNAVVVRDNRISRNYVGLRVSDSTSGSTFVENRFSGNVHSVETTGSNHANQWSVAGRGNYWESAIVLDLNRDGVGDIPHRESDLFGPWRRTFPAIGLLSAAPGERLLRFVHSRIALPGIPGTTDPHPLVKAKATP
- a CDS encoding RHS repeat-associated core domain-containing protein, with product MASLVSLGTGALAASYEYTPFGEMLRDEVLDNAVSTYAFKFSTKWRDAETGWSYYGRRHYDARNGRFIGRDPIGEKGGINLYGFTGNNGVSRWDTLGQAYGDTRLSDQNR